From one Rhizobium rosettiformans genomic stretch:
- a CDS encoding J domain-containing protein, with the protein MKLDSKYFDGIRTRRKRAAEPEPSKPVCQWDGCDKPGAHRAPVGRHAEGQFFLFCFEHVKDYNKGYNYFSGLSDTEIARYQKEAITGHRPTWTVGVNKAAKASPLHSTMRSGSAASQARMKDPFGFVQQGRGGASRYQAADRKLKTLEAKALDTLGLTVSSTPTDIKTRYKELVKKHHPDANGGDRASEERFRAVIEAYKLLKQAGFC; encoded by the coding sequence ATGAAACTCGACTCGAAATATTTCGACGGGATACGTACCCGGCGAAAGCGGGCAGCGGAGCCCGAACCATCCAAACCTGTGTGTCAATGGGACGGCTGCGACAAGCCGGGGGCCCATCGCGCACCCGTGGGCCGCCATGCCGAAGGCCAGTTCTTCCTGTTCTGCTTCGAGCACGTGAAGGACTACAACAAGGGCTATAACTACTTCTCCGGCCTCTCGGACACCGAGATCGCGCGTTACCAGAAGGAGGCGATCACCGGTCATCGCCCCACCTGGACCGTGGGGGTCAACAAGGCGGCGAAGGCGAGCCCGCTTCATTCCACCATGCGTTCCGGTTCGGCTGCGTCGCAGGCGCGCATGAAGGACCCGTTCGGCTTCGTGCAGCAAGGGCGCGGCGGTGCGTCGCGCTATCAGGCGGCGGATCGGAAATTGAAGACGCTGGAGGCAAAAGCGCTGGATACGCTTGGGCTTACCGTCAGCTCCACGCCGACCGACATCAAGACCCGCTACAAGGAGCTTGTAAAAAAACACCATCCCGACGCAAATGGCGGAGACAGGGCTTCGGAAGAGCGTTTTCGCGCTGTTATTGAAGCCTACAAATTGTTAAAGCAGGCCGGTTTCTGTTAA
- a CDS encoding shikimate kinase: MTETILNLAPSLGVRAKTALGKRNLVLVGLMGAGKSAIGRIVAQQLGLPFIDTDTEIERVSRMTIAELFAAYGEEEFRALETRVIKRLLRTGPRVVSTGGGAFINERTRKQIERGGLSVWLNADLDVLWERVNKRDHRPLLKTENPKQTLKDLMDKRYPIYALADITVQSRDVRKEVIANEVLTSVIEHIGKDKTQ, translated from the coding sequence ATGACCGAAACGATCCTCAACCTTGCTCCCAGTCTGGGTGTGCGTGCCAAGACGGCGCTCGGCAAACGCAATCTTGTTCTCGTTGGTCTGATGGGGGCCGGCAAGTCGGCGATCGGCCGGATTGTCGCGCAGCAACTCGGTCTCCCCTTCATCGACACCGATACGGAGATCGAGCGGGTGTCGCGGATGACGATCGCCGAGCTCTTTGCTGCCTATGGCGAAGAAGAGTTCCGCGCGCTCGAAACCCGTGTCATCAAGCGCCTGCTGCGCACGGGCCCGCGTGTCGTCTCCACCGGCGGCGGCGCCTTCATCAACGAGAGGACCCGCAAGCAGATCGAGCGTGGTGGGCTTTCGGTGTGGCTCAATGCCGATCTCGACGTTCTCTGGGAGCGGGTGAACAAGCGCGATCACCGGCCTCTGCTGAAGACCGAAAACCCGAAGCAGACGTTGAAGGATCTGATGGACAAGCGATATCCGATCTATGCGCTAGCGGATATCACGGTCCAGTCGCGTGACGTGCGTAAGGAAGTGATCGCCAACGAGGTCTTGACCTCGGTGATCGAACATATCGGCAAGGACAAGACGCAATGA
- a CDS encoding acetyl-CoA carboxylase carboxyltransferase subunit alpha yields MHNYLDFEKPISDLEAKIRELKKIAEEDESIDTSEEISRLESRVDEAMVEIYSKLNAWQKTQVARHPQRPHFVDYAEALFTEFTPLAGDRKFAEDAAIQAGLARFRGQPVAVIGQEKGNDTKSRIKHNFGSPRPEGYRKAIRVMEMADRFGLPVITLIDTAGAYPGVGAEERGQAEAIARSTEMCLGLKVPMVSVVIGEGGSGGAIAIATGNRVYMLEHAIYSVISPEGAASILWRDSTRAKEAATNMKITAEDLKGLGIIDAIIPEPVGGAHRAPDRVIGMTGDVIATALAELTPISGDQLRTDRRQKFLDIGRNL; encoded by the coding sequence ATGCACAACTATCTCGACTTCGAAAAGCCCATCTCCGACCTCGAGGCCAAGATCCGCGAACTGAAGAAGATCGCGGAAGAGGACGAGAGCATCGACACCTCGGAGGAGATTAGCCGGCTGGAAAGCCGCGTCGACGAGGCGATGGTGGAGATCTATTCGAAGCTCAACGCCTGGCAGAAGACGCAGGTCGCGCGCCATCCGCAGCGCCCGCATTTCGTCGACTATGCCGAAGCGCTGTTCACCGAATTCACACCGCTGGCCGGTGACCGCAAGTTTGCCGAGGACGCCGCCATCCAGGCCGGCCTCGCGCGTTTCCGCGGCCAGCCCGTGGCCGTGATCGGCCAGGAAAAGGGCAACGACACCAAGTCGCGCATCAAGCACAACTTCGGCAGCCCCCGTCCGGAAGGCTACCGCAAGGCGATCCGCGTCATGGAAATGGCCGACCGCTTCGGCCTGCCCGTCATCACACTGATCGATACGGCCGGCGCCTATCCGGGCGTTGGAGCAGAAGAACGCGGCCAGGCGGAAGCCATTGCCCGCTCCACCGAGATGTGCCTCGGCCTCAAGGTGCCGATGGTCTCCGTTGTCATCGGTGAAGGCGGCTCAGGCGGCGCGATCGCGATTGCCACCGGCAACCGCGTCTACATGCTCGAGCATGCGATCTATTCGGTGATCTCGCCGGAAGGTGCGGCCTCCATTCTCTGGCGCGATTCGACCCGCGCCAAGGAAGCTGCGACCAACATGAAGATCACAGCGGAAGACCTTAAAGGTCTTGGCATCATCGACGCCATCATTCCGGAGCCCGTCGGCGGCGCCCATCGCGCACCGGATCGGGTGATCGGCATGACCGGCGACGTGATCGCGACCGCGCTTGCGGAACTGACACCAATTTCCGGCGACCAGCTGCGCACTGACCGCCGCCAGAAGTTTCTCGATATCGGCCGCAACCTCTAA
- a CDS encoding BolA family protein: MSVKSRIETRLTEAFSPERLVVIDESHHHAGHQPDITGTGETHMRVRIVASAFAGMTRLARHRAVTDLLKPELDAGLHALAIEPAAPGEPTRW, from the coding sequence ATGTCGGTAAAGAGCCGGATTGAGACCCGTCTGACGGAGGCTTTCAGCCCCGAACGCCTTGTCGTGATTGACGAGAGCCATCACCATGCGGGTCATCAGCCTGACATCACCGGCACCGGCGAGACACATATGCGTGTTCGCATCGTCGCATCCGCCTTTGCCGGCATGACACGGCTCGCGCGCCACAGGGCCGTGACCGATCTGCTGAAACCAGAACTGGACGCCGGCCTGCATGCGCTGGCCATCGAGCCCGCCGCCCCCGGCGAGCCCACACGCTGGTAG
- the cobS gene encoding cobaltochelatase subunit CobS, with protein MSKIDLDITNLPDTTVSVRDVFGIDSDIRVPAYSKGDAYVPDLDPDYLFDRETTLAILAGFAHNRRVMVSGFHGTGKSTHIEQVAARLNWPCVRVNLDSHVSRIDLVGKDAIVLKDGKQITEFKDGILPWAYQHNVALVFDEYDAGRPDVMFVIQRVLESSGRLTLLDQSRVIRPHPAFRIFATANTVGLGDTTGLYHGTQQINQAQMDRWSIVTTLNYLPHDKEVDIVSAKVKSFGSTAEGRDTVSRMVRLADLTRAAFVNGDLSTVMSPRTVITWAENAEIFGDVAFAFRVTFLNKCDELERTLVAEQYQRAFGVELKESAANIVLGA; from the coding sequence ATGAGCAAAATTGATCTTGATATTACCAATCTCCCCGACACCACCGTGTCGGTGCGCGACGTGTTTGGTATCGACAGTGACATCCGGGTGCCTGCCTATTCCAAGGGTGACGCCTATGTCCCGGATCTTGATCCGGACTATCTCTTCGACCGTGAAACCACGCTCGCCATCCTCGCCGGTTTTGCGCATAACCGCCGCGTCATGGTCTCCGGCTTCCACGGCACGGGCAAGTCGACGCATATTGAGCAGGTCGCAGCCCGCCTCAACTGGCCTTGCGTGCGCGTCAACCTCGACAGCCATGTCAGCCGTATCGATCTCGTCGGCAAGGACGCCATCGTCCTCAAGGACGGCAAGCAGATCACCGAATTCAAGGACGGCATCCTGCCCTGGGCCTACCAGCACAATGTCGCGCTCGTCTTCGACGAATACGATGCCGGTCGTCCTGACGTCATGTTCGTCATTCAGCGCGTTCTGGAAAGCTCGGGCCGCCTGACCCTGCTCGACCAGAGCCGCGTCATCCGTCCGCATCCCGCCTTCCGTATTTTCGCGACCGCCAATACGGTTGGTCTCGGCGACACGACCGGCCTCTATCACGGCACGCAGCAGATCAACCAGGCGCAGATGGACCGCTGGTCCATCGTCACCACGCTCAACTACCTGCCGCATGACAAGGAAGTCGATATCGTTTCCGCCAAGGTGAAGAGCTTCGGTTCCACCGCCGAGGGTCGTGACACGGTTTCGCGCATGGTGCGCCTTGCCGATCTGACGCGTGCCGCCTTCGTCAACGGCGATCTGTCGACCGTCATGAGCCCGCGTACCGTTATCACCTGGGCCGAGAACGCCGAGATCTTCGGCGATGTCGCTTTCGCGTTCCGCGTCACCTTCCTCAACAAGTGCGATGAACTTGAGCGCACACTGGTGGCCGAGCAGTATCAGCGCGCCTTCGGCGTGGAACTCAAGGAAAGTGCGGCCAATATCGTACTCGGCGCATAA
- a CDS encoding sulfurtransferase TusA family protein: MSETVIYDLRGLKCPLPVLKTRRRMADMKPGDELVVETSDPLAGIDIPHFCNEDGHELVAQERLDAGHRFHIRKGGIKPA, from the coding sequence ATGAGCGAGACGGTGATCTATGATCTGAGGGGGCTGAAATGCCCCCTTCCCGTTTTGAAGACCCGCCGACGCATGGCCGACATGAAGCCTGGGGACGAACTGGTGGTGGAGACCAGCGACCCGCTCGCCGGCATCGACATTCCGCATTTCTGCAACGAGGACGGTCATGAACTGGTCGCGCAGGAGCGGCTCGACGCCGGTCACCGCTTTCACATCCGAAAGGGCGGTATCAAGCCTGCCTAG
- a CDS encoding L,D-transpeptidase family protein, with product MRLTSTALVLVFAAALAGCNDTLESAAYDTPRVANKVAQPLPARLISEIQKKGMDRNSPIMIRIFKEEGKLEVWKAKTNGRFDKVVEYDICAWSGRLGPKVKEGDRQAPEGFYPLTPYHLNPNSKYFLAINTGFPNQFDRANGRTGTHLMIHGACSSSGCYSMTDAQMLEIYAFARDAFKGGQQAVQLQAFPFRMTAENMARHRHSPHFDFWKMLKVGYDNFEVTKRPPEVNVCEKKYVFNQSVPAGSSFNPQGACPAMSTPPALSVALNGFNEAYDAAYAKALKKYDGKIWYDPTEAERKALVADLRRSRSHDLAFAPTGSALKAGRLLNINDADQSAPPAANGTAAVNQMATNPNGDPQAQAAETAAPAAPATSAVPVPQPNPLAPQTAEAAVASPAQAQAPAGKKPFWKLW from the coding sequence ATGCGTTTGACATCAACGGCCCTGGTTCTGGTTTTCGCCGCCGCCCTCGCAGGCTGCAACGACACGTTGGAGAGTGCTGCTTACGATACGCCGCGCGTCGCCAACAAGGTCGCGCAGCCACTCCCCGCCCGCCTGATTTCCGAAATCCAGAAGAAGGGCATGGATCGCAACTCGCCGATCATGATCCGCATCTTCAAGGAAGAGGGCAAGCTCGAGGTCTGGAAGGCAAAGACCAACGGCCGCTTCGACAAGGTCGTGGAATACGATATCTGCGCCTGGTCGGGTCGCCTCGGGCCTAAGGTGAAGGAAGGTGACCGCCAGGCGCCGGAAGGCTTCTATCCGCTGACGCCGTATCACCTGAACCCGAATTCCAAGTATTTCCTGGCGATCAACACCGGTTTTCCGAACCAGTTCGACCGCGCCAATGGCCGCACCGGCACGCATCTGATGATCCATGGCGCCTGCTCGTCGTCAGGCTGCTATTCGATGACCGATGCGCAGATGCTGGAGATCTACGCATTCGCCCGCGACGCCTTCAAGGGCGGACAGCAGGCGGTGCAGTTGCAGGCCTTCCCCTTCCGCATGACCGCTGAAAACATGGCGCGTCATCGCCACAGCCCGCACTTCGATTTCTGGAAGATGCTGAAGGTCGGCTACGACAATTTCGAGGTCACCAAACGGCCGCCCGAGGTGAATGTCTGCGAGAAGAAATACGTCTTCAATCAGTCGGTTCCGGCCGGCTCGAGCTTCAATCCACAGGGCGCCTGCCCGGCCATGAGCACGCCTCCGGCACTCTCGGTCGCGCTTAACGGCTTCAACGAAGCCTATGACGCTGCCTATGCCAAGGCGCTGAAGAAATATGACGGCAAGATCTGGTATGACCCGACGGAAGCCGAGCGCAAGGCGCTGGTGGCCGACCTGCGCAGATCGCGTTCGCACGATCTCGCTTTCGCCCCGACGGGCTCTGCCCTGAAGGCCGGCAGGCTGCTTAACATCAACGATGCGGACCAGTCTGCGCCTCCGGCTGCCAATGGCACGGCCGCTGTCAACCAGATGGCGACCAACCCGAACGGCGACCCGCAGGCGCAGGCCGCAGAGACAGCGGCGCCTGCAGCGCCGGCCACCTCCGCCGTCCCGGTGCCGCAGCCCAATCCGCTTGCACCTCAGACAGCCGAGGCCGCAGTTGCATCACCGGCGCAAGCACAGGCACCGGCCGGCAAAAAGCCCTTCTGGAAGCTCTGGTAA
- the aroB gene encoding 3-dehydroquinate synthase encodes MTKVETLERLVHVPLGERSYDILIGPGLMARAGGEISTRIKGRRAAIVTDENVGARYLDGLMDSLQTDGIEAVSVTLPAGEKTKSFDYLTKVCDVLLEARIERNDTVIALGGGVIGDLTGFAAGIVRRGVRFVQIPTSLLSQVDSSVGGKTGINARQGKNLVGIFNQPDLVLADTDVLDTLSEREFRAGYAEVAKYGLIDKPDFFEWLEKNWREVFAGGAARIEAIAVSCQAKADVVAADERENGRRALLNLGHTFGHALEAATQYDSSRLVHGEGVSIGMVLAHRFSARMNLASPDLADRVEAHLKAVGLPTRMDQIPGELPPTGVLMDAIAQDKKVKSGQLTFILTRGLGQSFVADDVPASEVQRFIEEMRPS; translated from the coding sequence ATGACGAAGGTCGAGACCCTGGAACGCCTGGTGCATGTGCCCTTGGGTGAGCGCTCTTATGACATTCTCATCGGGCCTGGCCTGATGGCGCGTGCCGGCGGCGAAATCTCGACCCGCATCAAGGGTCGCCGTGCCGCCATCGTCACCGACGAGAATGTCGGTGCGCGCTATCTCGATGGGCTGATGGACAGTCTGCAGACCGATGGCATCGAGGCAGTCTCGGTCACGCTTCCCGCCGGCGAGAAGACCAAGAGCTTCGACTATCTCACCAAGGTCTGCGACGTGCTGCTTGAAGCGCGCATCGAGCGCAATGATACGGTGATTGCGCTCGGCGGCGGCGTTATCGGCGATCTCACCGGCTTTGCCGCCGGCATCGTCCGGCGTGGTGTGCGTTTCGTGCAGATCCCGACCTCGCTGCTCTCGCAGGTCGACAGCTCCGTTGGCGGCAAGACCGGCATCAATGCGCGGCAGGGCAAGAACCTTGTCGGCATCTTCAATCAGCCGGATCTGGTGCTCGCCGATACCGACGTGCTCGACACGCTGTCTGAGCGCGAATTTCGCGCCGGTTATGCGGAAGTGGCGAAATATGGCCTGATCGACAAGCCTGACTTTTTTGAATGGCTGGAAAAGAACTGGCGCGAGGTTTTTGCCGGCGGTGCTGCCCGTATCGAGGCGATCGCCGTCTCCTGTCAGGCCAAGGCCGACGTGGTCGCTGCCGACGAGCGCGAAAACGGGCGCCGTGCGCTCCTCAATCTCGGCCATACTTTCGGCCATGCGCTGGAAGCCGCGACCCAGTATGACAGTAGCCGGCTCGTGCATGGCGAGGGGGTTTCGATCGGCATGGTGCTCGCGCATCGCTTCTCGGCGCGCATGAACCTCGCCAGTCCAGATCTCGCGGATCGCGTAGAGGCGCATCTGAAGGCTGTCGGCCTGCCCACCCGGATGGATCAGATCCCCGGCGAATTGCCGCCAACCGGTGTCCTGATGGATGCCATCGCCCAGGACAAGAAGGTCAAGAGCGGTCAGCTCACCTTCATCCTCACCCGTGGTCTCGGCCAATCCTTCGTCGCCGACGACGTACCGGCATCGGAAGTTCAGCGTTTCATCGAGGAGATGCGCCCATCATGA
- a CDS encoding HlyC/CorC family transporter yields MIEQILAGLAEYWLTILAIFLLICCSGFFSGSETALTATSRARMHTLEVNGDDRAGVVNMLIERRDRLIGALLIGNNLVNILASSLTTSLFLGLFGDSGVAIATLLMTVLLVIFSEVLPKSWAISAPERFALVVAPLVRPFVAIVGPLSSFVNWIVRKLLGLFGVSISGEASMLSAHEELRGAVALLHREGSVIKADRDRLGGVLDLGELEVSDIMIHRTAMRAVNADEPPETAIRNILESPYTRMPVWRGSTDNIIGVIHAKDLIRALAEPNVEPQDIDIVKVAQKPWFVPDTTNLKDQLNAFLRRKTHFAVVVDEYGEVQGVVTLEDILEEIVGDISDEHDLEIQGVRQDSDGSIVVDGGVPIRDLNRAMDWLLPDEEATTIAGLVIHESKSIPEERQAFTFYGKRFIVLKREKNRITRLRIRPIDAAEPQV; encoded by the coding sequence ATGATCGAGCAAATCCTGGCCGGCCTTGCCGAGTACTGGCTCACCATCCTCGCCATCTTTCTGTTGATCTGTTGCTCAGGCTTCTTTTCCGGGTCGGAGACGGCGCTGACCGCCACGTCGCGCGCGCGCATGCACACGCTCGAGGTCAATGGAGACGATCGTGCAGGCGTGGTGAATATGCTGATCGAACGGCGCGACCGCCTGATTGGTGCATTGTTGATCGGCAACAACCTGGTCAATATTCTTGCCTCGTCGCTGACGACGAGCCTGTTTCTCGGCCTGTTCGGCGATTCCGGTGTTGCCATCGCCACGCTGCTGATGACCGTTCTTCTCGTCATCTTTTCGGAAGTGCTGCCGAAGAGCTGGGCGATCTCCGCGCCCGAGCGCTTTGCCCTCGTCGTTGCGCCACTCGTCCGGCCCTTCGTGGCCATCGTCGGTCCGCTCTCCAGCTTCGTCAACTGGATCGTCCGCAAGCTACTCGGCCTGTTCGGCGTCTCGATTTCGGGCGAAGCCTCCATGCTGTCTGCGCATGAAGAACTGCGCGGCGCCGTGGCGCTCCTGCACCGCGAGGGATCGGTGATCAAGGCCGACCGCGACCGCCTCGGCGGTGTCCTCGATCTCGGCGAGCTCGAAGTCTCCGACATCATGATCCACCGCACGGCCATGCGGGCCGTCAATGCCGACGAACCGCCGGAAACCGCGATCCGCAACATTCTCGAAAGTCCTTACACCCGCATGCCGGTCTGGCGTGGCTCGACCGATAACATCATCGGTGTGATCCATGCCAAGGACCTGATCCGCGCACTCGCCGAGCCGAATGTCGAGCCGCAGGACATCGACATCGTCAAGGTCGCCCAGAAGCCGTGGTTCGTGCCCGATACCACCAACCTCAAGGACCAGCTCAACGCCTTCCTGCGCCGCAAGACCCATTTTGCCGTCGTCGTCGACGAATATGGCGAAGTGCAGGGTGTGGTGACGCTCGAAGACATTCTCGAGGAAATCGTCGGCGACATCTCCGACGAACACGATCTCGAGATCCAGGGCGTGCGTCAGGACAGCGACGGCTCGATCGTCGTCGATGGCGGGGTGCCGATCCGTGACCTCAACCGTGCCATGGACTGGCTGCTGCCGGACGAGGAGGCCACCACGATTGCCGGTCTCGTCATCCACGAGTCGAAGTCGATCCCCGAGGAGCGCCAGGCCTTCACCTTCTACGGCAAGCGTTTCATCGTCTTGAAGCGGGAGAAGAACCGCATCACGCGTCTGCGCATCCGGCCGATCGACGCGGCCGAGCCGCAGGTCTGA
- the xerD gene encoding site-specific tyrosine recombinase XerD has translation MSDLSRARVEAFLEMLSAERGAAQNTLTSYERDLDDLADFLSGRKVTLGAATREDLAAYLSDLARRGFQPTSQARRLSAMRQFYKFLYAEGLRGDDPTAILDAPKKSRPLPKVLTVEDVTGLLSLAEQEAKIEGPDQPVRIRRLALIELLYATGMRVSELVSLPVKVLTQEGRFLLVRGKGNKERLVPLSRTAIEALARYGKVRGADPVHADSPFLFPAASKEGHLPRQVFARDLKDLAIRAGLSANAVSPHVLRHAFASHLLGNGADLRAVQELLGHSDISTTQIYTHVLDERLQQLVHTHHPLAKQAKNPD, from the coding sequence ATGTCGGATCTGAGCCGGGCTCGCGTCGAGGCCTTTCTGGAGATGCTGAGCGCCGAGCGCGGAGCAGCCCAGAACACGCTCACTTCCTACGAGCGCGACCTCGACGACCTCGCCGATTTTCTTTCCGGCCGCAAGGTGACGCTGGGTGCAGCGACCCGGGAAGATCTGGCCGCCTATCTTTCCGATCTCGCGCGACGCGGCTTCCAGCCGACGTCCCAGGCAAGACGCCTGTCGGCCATGCGCCAGTTCTACAAGTTTCTCTATGCGGAAGGGCTGCGCGGCGATGATCCGACCGCGATCCTCGACGCGCCGAAGAAGAGCCGCCCCCTGCCCAAAGTGCTGACGGTCGAGGATGTCACCGGGCTTCTGTCGCTCGCCGAGCAGGAAGCAAAGATCGAAGGACCGGACCAGCCGGTGCGCATCCGGCGACTGGCGCTGATCGAACTCCTCTATGCAACCGGCATGCGCGTGAGCGAACTGGTCTCGCTGCCGGTGAAGGTGCTGACGCAGGAGGGGCGCTTTCTGCTGGTGCGAGGCAAGGGCAACAAAGAAAGGCTCGTCCCCCTGTCGCGGACGGCGATCGAAGCCCTGGCAAGATACGGTAAAGTTCGTGGGGCCGATCCCGTTCACGCCGACAGCCCATTTCTGTTTCCCGCCGCCAGCAAGGAAGGCCATCTGCCCCGCCAGGTCTTTGCGCGCGACCTCAAGGATCTCGCGATCAGGGCCGGGTTATCGGCGAATGCCGTGTCTCCACATGTTCTGCGACATGCCTTTGCCAGCCATCTTCTCGGCAATGGTGCGGACCTTCGCGCCGTGCAGGAACTGCTCGGCCATAGCGACATTTCAACGACACAAATCTATACGCATGTGCTCGACGAGCGCCTGCAGCAACTGGTGCATACGCATCACCCCCTTGCAAAACAGGCCAAAAACCCCGATTAG